CGCCTCGCTGAGGACCACAGGGTCGAGCCGCTCGCCGAACATCACGGTCGCCGGCTTGAGGATGCCACCGCACTCCAGGCACAGCGGATCGTCCTCGCCGCCATATGGGGAGGTGGACGCAGCGATGGCGCCAGATGGCCTAACCGCCCGTCACCCATCGGATCGCTGCGATCACACCCAACAGCACGGCGGGGCCCACCCACCACCAGCCCATGATCCGTCGTACCGACGGCAGCAGCCACAGCACTGCCGCCGCACCGGCAGCCCCGATGGTGAGGACGCACGAGAGAACGATGCCGGCATACGCGTCGTCGTCCCAGGGCCCGGACGGACGGACGGTCAGTGCCGTCCAGCAGAAGTACGCGGCGACAAGGGTGAGCAGGATCAGTGGAACGCCGAGGACCAGGCGCAGGCAGCCGCGGTCGTCGTCCACGGGGGAAGGGCTGGTCATCAGCGCAGTGCGTTCCTTGCCTCGTCCAGATGGTTCGTAAAGCCACGCCCGTAGGCCTGGGCGTCGTCGGTCTGCCAGTACGGGCCACCGTTGTAACGCGCGGCGAGCTCCTGATACTGGGCCGGCGTCATCTCCTCCGCAGGCACGGTGGCGAACTCGCTCTCCGCCTTGAGTTGGGCCAGGTACTCCGAGGCGATGAAGATGTTCTGCGCAGGGTCCTGGAGAGAATCCTCCACCATGCTGCGCTGCTGGTCGGTGAGGTGGTCGGGGTCGTAGCCGAGGACCTCGGCGCCGCGTCGCACCTGGATGGCAATGGGCCCCATGGACGTGTTGTCGGGATCGCCGCCGAGACGCCAGGGGAGGCTCTCGGGGGCGATCGGACTGAGTGGGGAGTCGGCCTGTTCGCGGAGGGTGTCGGTGATGTCGTCCAGGATGCCTGGCTGTCCGCCGATCTCCTGCCAGGCGATACCGGCGACCATGTCCGGCGGGAGCCCCGAGTTCTGTGCCGCCGCCTTGATGATGTCCTTGTTCGCCGCGATCCAGTCGGCGCGCTCCTGGGCGTTGGCGGCGCGGTTGCCGGAGCGGATTCTTGAGCGCCGGGGTCCGCCGCCCCTACGCCGAAGCACCCGGCCGAGCAAGCGGTGCGGCTGGGTCCGGTGGTCGGTTTGGACTGACTTCCCCACCTGCCGCCTGCCTGCGGCCGAACTGTGCCCCTCGCGTCGATACCTTGGGACCGGTGCCCTGGCTGGGCTTCCCACTCTATTTCCTAGCCTAGTGGGTGTCTTCGGTTCGAAGCTTGTGCAAGAGCCCGGGCAGGGCGGTGCCGATCGGTTCGCGGATGACCTCGTCGGCGATCTCGTCGTACGGGGTCGGTTCGGCGTTGACGATGACGAGCCGGGCTCCGTGGTCGGCGGCGACGCCTGCGAGGCCGGCGGCGGGCTGGACCTGAAGGCTGCTGCCGACGGCGATGAAGACCTGGGAGGCCTTGGCGATGGCGGCGGCCTCGCCGAGGACGACGGGGTCGAGGCGTTCACCGAAGAGCACGGTCGCCGATTTCAGGATGCCGCCGCACTTCAGGCACGGCGGGTCCTCCTCGCCGGCTTCGACGCGGGCGAGGGCGTCCCGCATGGGTGTCTTGTCGTGGCATGCGGTGCACACGACGGTCCGCGCGGTGCCGTGGACTTCGAGGACCTTGCGGGCGGGCATTCCGGCGAGCTGGTGCAGGCCGTCGACGTTTTGGGTGATCACGCGCACGGGCACTCCGGACTTCTCGAGCTCGGCCACGGCCAGGTGTGCGGCGTTGGGCTCGGCCTGGAGTGTCCGGTTCTTCCGCCGCATCTGCCACGCCCGGCGTCTGATCTCGGGATCGCCCATGTAGTACTCGTACGTCACGAGCTTCTCGGCCTCGGGATCCCGCCGCCACAGCCCGTTCGGACCGCGATAATCAGGGATTCCTGAATCGGTCGAGATCCCTGCCCCACTGAGGATGGCGACGAGTGGCCTGTTCATGGGCCGAGAGTAGGACGCTTGCCTGCTCGGAGCGAGCGGATATCGGGGCGTGGTCCTCGCCGACCCGTTGTGTTGGTTGGCCGACATCCCCATCGGCTTGCCTGCCACCCGGAGGAGGCGTTCCCTACCGCGGGGACGCGGGACCGAATGACGGGGATCACCAAGCCGCCTTCACAGCCTTTTCCCTGGAGTGGCCCCCGCTGAGCCGCAGGGGCGCTGCTCCAGTGTTCGAGGCAGGATCGGAGGCCCGGCGCGATGCCGGGCCCTCTTCGGCTCTGTGGTTCAGTCGCTGTCGTCGCACCTGGGCTCGGCGCGCCTGTCCTGCTCAGCCGTTCGTGTCGGCAGGGACGGCTGGGTGCCGTCCTCGGCGACCGGCTGGAAGTAGTGGTCCAGCGCCCAGGCGGCCACATGGGTGCCGGCCCGACAGCCGGCTACGTCCGCGGTGCGGGAGTGGACGCCGCCCCACACACGGGCGTCGGCGACGTCCCGGTTGAGGACGTCGGCGGACCCGTAGAACCGCGTGGTGCCGGTGACCTCGGAGGGGACGTAGAGGTCGATGTGGGAGGTGCCGAGGACGCCGGTCAAGGCGCGTGCCACGGCAGCGGCGACGGTCGTATGGCCGGCGACGTAGTCCGGGTGCGGTGGGGTGGGGAGCAGCGGCTCCCAGGCCGGGTCAGCCGTCGTCGCGGGGTTGCCGTCGGTGTCCGCGAGGCGGATGGCGGTGATCGGCCGCCAGGTGCCGTAGTGGAGCTTGGCGTCCCATGCCGTGACGACGGCATCGGTCGCCGACGCGTTCACCGCGGCGAACAGCCGGGCCGTCTCGGCGATGCCGAGCCGGTGCCGGGCGGCGTGGTCTCGTACGGCTGTCTGGACCTGTTCGACCAGGTTGCCGCTGAAGAAGAGGGCGGTCTCGGTCTGCTGCGCGCTCCTGCCCGAGCCGGTCTTCGCGCCCATGGTCTTCACCTCCTGGACATCCTCGGCGTAGCGGGCCGAGGAGAGGGCGGGTGGTCCCTCGGGGCGGAACTGCTGCGGGGAGGCGAGCAGGAGGGGGCGGAGCCTGGCGAGCCAGGTGTCGATGAAGGGCTGGAACGCGGGCGGGGTGGGCCGCCAGACCCCCGGTGCCGGGGAAGCGGTGAAAGGAACGTCCGCGAACCTTCCGTCCCCTTCACGGAGTTCGATGATGCGAGCGGCGGCGCGCTTTCCGTAGTCGACGCCCCGGTCTCTGGCCTGACCGGCCTGAAGAGCGGCGAGCGAGTCCGCGTAGGCGGTGTCGAGCCGCACCTTGAAGGCGGGGAAGTAGGTGAGCAGCACGTCGTGGGCCGCAGTGGCGGCGGCCGCCGCGGAGGATGCCTTGGCCGGACCGCGCTCGCGCCATTTGTACAGGGCGTAGCGGCCTTCGATCCCCACCACGGCGTTGTACACGGCGACGGAGACGAACCCCTCCCAGATCACCGCCTGCCCGGAGGGACGTGGGCCAAGGCTGGTCTTGATCGTGTCGGTGGCGATGGCGTTCCACTCGCGGACCACGGCTGCCGGGTCCGCCGCGGTCCGGGTGTCCGCGTCGGGGGGACTTGTCGCGGCGGTGAGCGTCACGAGGGCGATGGCCGCGACGGCGCAGATGAATCCCCGGACACGTGAACGCGGAGGAACGGGAAGAGGGGGCTCTTGTTGCACAGCGTCCTCCAGAGAGTTGAGTGCCCAAGGCTTAGCAACGGCCCACTGCGCGAGCAAGACAACTCGCCGCGAACCGGACAGGCCCGGGGCGCCCTCGCGCGCACCGGCCCGTGTCCGGTGGGATCCGAGCGTGATCGGCCAACACCCCGCTCGGCCTTCAGGTACGTCTCGAGGCCGCCACCGGTCGGACGGCTTGACCTTGACGCATGATCACCGAGGTCGCTGTTCCCGATCCCGATCGGGGCAGGTGCTGGTCCGCAACCTGTTCCTGTCGCTTGATCCAGGCATGCTCATGCCTATCGCGGGCGAGTCCGGTCTGCCGATGCCCCGCCATGAGGTCGGCGAGGTGATGCACGGCGATGCCATCGGCGAAGTGGTCGCCCCGCGCGGCCAGTCCACCGATCAGCATGCGCGTGGGGGCCGACCGGGTCAGGGGAAGATCGGGCGGGGGCCCAACAGGAGGGCGGCGAGGCGCAGATACGCCTTGTAGGCCTCGGGGGTCAGCCAGGAGAGTTCGACCGTGCTGCCCATGGTGAGGTGGCCGTCGCGGGGGACCATCACGACGCCGCGGCAGCGGGAGCTCAGGCCGCGGATACTGGCGGCGTCGAGCGTCCAGCCGGCCGCGGGGCGGCTGTGGTTGAGGACGACGACGGCCTCGCGGACCAGGTCCGGCAGGTCGAGGGTGACAAGCCGGTCCATGGCCTGCTGCGCCTGGGTCAGACCGGCGGGGTCGGCCCGCGAGACGATGACCACGCGGTCGGCCGCCCTGAGCACCGTGGGCATGAACTTGTCCGAGTCGACCAGGGTGAGGTCGAAGTAGTCCCGGGTGGTGCGGGTCACCCGGTGGAAGTCGTAGTCCGTGAACTGGCCGACCGACGCGATGCGCGAGACGGAGTCGTTGGCGAGAACCTGGAGCCCCGAGCGGTGCGGCGACAGAAACAGCTGGAGATCCTCGAAGTGCCGCACCTCGTGCAGCGACTCGGCCAGGTCCGACAGGCTGGCCAGGGTGTTGCGGAAGACCCGCCCGCCGATCCGGACCTGGCTGCCCGTGTGCCGGTCGGCGTCGATGGCGAGCACCCGCTCCTGCCGCTGGTCGGCCAGTACGGCCCCCAGCACCATCGTGGTCGTGGTGCAGCCGACCCCGTCCTTGACGCCCACGAGCGCGATCCGCAGGGGCTCGGGCAAGGGGGTGCGGATGGTGCGCATCCACTGCTCGTGGTCGTCCTCCTCGTCGCTCGACGTCTCCGGCTCGGCGACGGGGCCGTCGTCGTCCCCGCCCGTGCCGCCCTCCACGTCCTCCCACTCCACCCCGCCCGGCAGCAGCGCCCCGAAGGCGTCCGCCACCTCGCGGGCGGTCGGCCGCCCCGCGGGTTCGGGCTCGACACAGCGCAGCAGCAACTCCGCGATGGTTTCGTCGAGTTGCGCGAGCTGTGGACTTCTGCGCAGCGTGTCGTTCTCGTACCAGCGCCACGCCCGGCCGGTCGCGGCCTGCAACAGGATGGAACCGAGGGCGTACACGTCGCCCGCCGTGATCCGGGACTCGCCCCAGTACGTCACCTCGGGCGCCCGGTAGGGGGAGTTGGCCGGCGTGGACGGCGTCGACGCGCTCCACGCGCCGTCGATGCGCGCCGACGTCCAGCCGATG
This portion of the Streptomyces mirabilis genome encodes:
- a CDS encoding SIR2 family NAD-dependent protein deacylase, which translates into the protein MNRPLVAILSGAGISTDSGIPDYRGPNGLWRRDPEAEKLVTYEYYMGDPEIRRRAWQMRRKNRTLQAEPNAAHLAVAELEKSGVPVRVITQNVDGLHQLAGMPARKVLEVHGTARTVVCTACHDKTPMRDALARVEAGEEDPPCLKCGGILKSATVLFGERLDPVVLGEAAAIAKASQVFIAVGSSLQVQPAAGLAGVAADHGARLVIVNAEPTPYDEIADEVIREPIGTALPGLLHKLRTEDTH
- a CDS encoding vanadium-dependent haloperoxidase, whose translation is MTLTAATSPPDADTRTAADPAAVVREWNAIATDTIKTSLGPRPSGQAVIWEGFVSVAVYNAVVGIEGRYALYKWRERGPAKASSAAAAATAAHDVLLTYFPAFKVRLDTAYADSLAALQAGQARDRGVDYGKRAAARIIELREGDGRFADVPFTASPAPGVWRPTPPAFQPFIDTWLARLRPLLLASPQQFRPEGPPALSSARYAEDVQEVKTMGAKTGSGRSAQQTETALFFSGNLVEQVQTAVRDHAARHRLGIAETARLFAAVNASATDAVVTAWDAKLHYGTWRPITAIRLADTDGNPATTADPAWEPLLPTPPHPDYVAGHTTVAAAVARALTGVLGTSHIDLYVPSEVTGTTRFYGSADVLNRDVADARVWGGVHSRTADVAGCRAGTHVAAWALDHYFQPVAEDGTQPSLPTRTAEQDRRAEPRCDDSD